One window from the genome of Malus domestica chromosome 01, GDT2T_hap1 encodes:
- the LOC103436600 gene encoding zinc finger protein STOP1 homolog, whose amino-acid sequence MSFPGQPFLTPPENLVQSTNEDPAAPLRNLSMVRTRMDSLQSFLTESIHANALISKDQMDMVSTGIASAIHEIISNGAALLAFSQNSIPSSDPTRTHSAKIEASEVKKEIEVNDCGKYDADGGEIVEVDAMELLAEHIHYCEICGKGFKRDANLRMHMRAHGNRFKTPEALTKPDKTPAELSRNSRFSCPYVGCNRNKAHGKFRALKSVICVKNHFKRSHCPKMYSCNRCNKRSFSVVADLKSHLKHCGEARWRCTCGTSFSRKSKLFGHMALFEGHMPAVEDEKSGGGSKVVTAMEQDEEEEEEEEEEEQEGMTTSGKGIPNIHEDIEFSDEFLDGFGSIDDYFWQDMLTDL is encoded by the coding sequence ATGTCGTTTCCAGGTCAACCTTTTCTTACTCCGCCGGAGAACCTCGTCCAGTCTACGAATGAGGATCCAGCAGCCCCGCTCCGGAATCTCTCGATGGTCCGAACAAGAATGGATTCGCTGCAAAGCTTCCTCACCGAATCAATCCACGCCAACGCTCTAATCAGCAAGGACCAGATGGACATGGTTTCCACTGGCATCGCTTCCGCCATCCACGAAATCATCTCAAACGGCGCCGCTCTGTTGGCTTTCTCTCAGAACTCGATACCCTCATCGGACCCGACCCGAACACACTCCGCTAAAATCGAGGCTTCCGAGGTCAAGAAAGAGATAGAAGTGAACGATTGTGGAAAGTATGACGCAGACGGCGGCGAGATTGTGGAGGTGGACGCGATGGAGCTGCTGGCGGAGCACATCCATTACTGCGAGATTTGCGGGAAGGGTTTCAAGCGAGATGCGAATTTGAGAATGCACATGCGGGCCCACGGGAACCGGTTCAAGACCCCCGAGGCGTTGACCAAACCGGATAAGACCCCGGCCGAGTTGAGCAGGAATTCCCGGTTCTCGTGCCCGTACGTCGGGTGCAACCGGAACAAGGCGCACGGGAAGTTCCGGGCGTTGAAGTCGGTGATTTGCGTGAAGAATCATTTCAAGAGGAGCCACTGCCCAAAAATGTACTCGTGCAACCGGTGCAACAAAAGGAGCTTCTCGGTGGTGGCGGATTTGAAGAGCCACTTGAAGCACTGCGGCGAGGCTAGGTGGCGGTGCACGTGCGGCACGAGCTTCTCGAGGAAGAGCAAGCTGTTCGGGCACATGGCGCTGTTCGAAGGGCACATGCCGGCGGTTGAGGACGAGAAGAGTGGTGGTGGGAGTAAGGTTGTGACAGCTATGGAGcaggatgaggaggaggaggaggaggaggaggaggaggagcaggAGGGCATGACAACGTCGGGGAAGGGAATTCCGAATATACACGAGGATATTGAGTTTTCTGATGAGTTTCTTGATGGGTTTGGGTCGATTGATGACTATTTTTGGCAGGATATGTTGACTGATTTGTAA